Proteins encoded in a region of the Paracholeplasma morum genome:
- the ispH gene encoding 4-hydroxy-3-methylbut-2-enyl diphosphate reductase, protein MEVYDLRPRGYCHGVAKALSMVKKASLDESIPKPIYVLGLIVHNKKITEAFKSLGVISLDTPNKTRLELLDLVDQGTVIMTAHGVSDGVKEKALNKSLNVIDATCKDVTKVHDAVKNHLKEGYEIVYIGHKNHPEPEGVLGISKEITFLTNKTDAMNYQMRNPHHKLFVTNQTTLSRYDINVVLDVLRLKYPDLIFDDDICDATTLRQKAVIDQPQVELCIVVGDTLSSNSNKLQFVSEHERNIKSFRVEDISEINPEWFKGIKKISLTSGASTPTAVTNEILGFLRQFNYEDKSTWDTTSKLTYLDILG, encoded by the coding sequence ATGGAAGTTTATGACTTAAGACCTAGAGGCTATTGCCATGGCGTAGCTAAAGCGCTAAGCATGGTAAAAAAAGCATCCCTAGACGAATCAATCCCAAAGCCTATTTACGTGCTGGGGTTAATCGTTCACAATAAAAAAATAACTGAAGCGTTTAAATCACTTGGCGTCATCAGTTTAGATACCCCTAACAAGACGCGTTTAGAGTTGCTTGATTTAGTAGATCAAGGTACTGTGATTATGACCGCTCATGGTGTGTCCGATGGTGTAAAAGAGAAAGCACTAAATAAGTCACTCAACGTTATTGATGCGACTTGTAAGGATGTAACTAAAGTTCATGATGCTGTCAAGAATCATCTAAAAGAGGGTTACGAAATCGTATATATTGGTCATAAGAACCACCCTGAACCAGAAGGCGTATTAGGGATTAGTAAAGAGATTACTTTCTTAACAAACAAGACTGATGCGATGAACTATCAAATGAGAAACCCACACCATAAGTTATTTGTAACCAATCAAACTACCCTGTCTAGATATGACATCAATGTGGTCTTAGATGTATTAAGACTTAAATACCCTGACTTAATCTTTGATGATGACATTTGTGATGCAACTACTTTAAGACAAAAAGCAGTCATTGACCAACCTCAAGTTGAGTTATGTATTGTTGTGGGAGACACCTTATCATCCAATTCTAACAAGCTACAATTTGTTTCAGAACACGAGCGCAATATCAAATCATTCCGTGTTGAGGATATTTCTGAAATCAACCCAGAATGGTTTAAGGGCATAAAAAAAATCTCACTGACTAGTGGTGCTTCTACACCTACTGCTGTTACCAATGAGATACTAGGTTTCTTAAGACAATTCAATTATGAAGACAAATCCACTTGGGATACTACTTCAAAACTCACGTATTTGGATATTTTAGGCTAA
- a CDS encoding ABC transporter ATP-binding protein/permease: MIKLEGISKYYNSDANVVLGLRKVSLELKLGEFVAITGESGSGKSTLLNVISGLDKYDEGEMFVNGEETSYFSIEEQEQYRKQYIGFVFQNYNIIDSFTVLENVMAALMIQGYDPKKRKARALELIDKVGLTSHKNHRASKLSGGQKQRAVIARALAKDCPIIVADEPTGNLDSKTGLMIMALLKEVSKDKLVVVVTHNYEQAEPYVTRKIRLSDGEIVEDKPIKPKEEVSAYEPKPTVNLALLDVLKLAFISIFRMPKKSILLFITLLFALVSSASLLSLNNFIPEFLAGGGADGGYTYNRIFNNNYKERLIVKKKDNSKITQAEIDELYNITGVKSVIHNDYLNDIDFEIKTAGDSDSFYSNSVKALPVSAARESMLADGTLPTDDKTIVVSEWLAMAYPIGTEIELITRNLLYGSNFEVYGKYKMTVSGVAKLTGNGNVIVHDSFLNQSLTNLFNPNNMIPILSKYDSFNLTYDNYQIDRDYIFSYWIDNSIEDDYVFLGESAFYSLASYIYQDQEPDYSALKDTLLEIGLTKRAFEKEPRVATVKVANEPTLPHERRMNFDTFIKLFGYNDMYQVTLVLDNVDNLASVRSKIDDSLITFHPASAKTQPNYSAVGFTTMTNFVFVVLAIFIYIILNLVLKSIIQSRKKDFVIFRSIGASQIDLKRMLMLEQVLYVSIAFVLMFIPLVIMNIKIEEFKVLEYLKFRSYLLIYGAFLVILLMIARKFSIRLFGRSVITTLKSE, from the coding sequence ATGATAAAGTTAGAAGGAATTTCGAAATACTATAACTCCGATGCAAACGTAGTTTTAGGATTAAGAAAAGTTAGTCTTGAACTAAAACTTGGAGAGTTTGTTGCGATTACTGGGGAGTCCGGTAGTGGTAAATCTACGCTTCTTAATGTGATTTCGGGTTTAGATAAATACGATGAAGGGGAAATGTTCGTTAATGGCGAAGAGACCTCTTATTTTAGCATTGAAGAACAGGAGCAATACCGTAAACAATATATTGGATTTGTATTCCAAAATTATAATATTATCGATTCATTTACAGTGTTAGAAAACGTAATGGCAGCCTTGATGATTCAAGGATATGACCCTAAAAAACGTAAAGCTAGAGCACTAGAACTCATCGATAAAGTGGGATTAACTTCTCATAAGAACCATAGAGCTAGTAAGTTATCAGGTGGTCAAAAACAAAGAGCCGTTATTGCAAGAGCTCTTGCTAAAGACTGTCCTATTATTGTTGCCGATGAACCAACCGGGAACTTAGATTCCAAAACAGGGTTAATGATTATGGCACTCCTTAAAGAAGTGTCTAAGGATAAACTCGTGGTGGTTGTAACACATAACTATGAACAAGCAGAACCTTATGTTACTAGAAAGATTAGATTATCCGATGGTGAGATTGTTGAAGATAAACCAATTAAGCCAAAAGAAGAGGTTAGTGCTTACGAGCCAAAACCAACCGTCAATCTTGCCTTATTAGATGTGTTAAAGCTAGCTTTTATCTCGATTTTTAGAATGCCAAAGAAAAGCATTCTCTTATTCATTACGCTTCTATTTGCATTAGTAAGTTCGGCAAGCCTTTTATCGCTGAATAATTTCATCCCCGAGTTTTTAGCGGGTGGGGGGGCTGATGGTGGTTATACATATAATAGAATATTTAACAATAACTACAAAGAACGCTTGATCGTTAAGAAAAAGGATAACTCAAAAATTACTCAAGCAGAAATAGACGAACTATATAATATCACCGGAGTTAAATCAGTCATTCATAACGATTATTTGAATGATATTGATTTTGAGATCAAAACAGCTGGAGATAGCGACTCATTCTACAGTAATTCAGTCAAGGCATTGCCTGTGAGTGCTGCTAGAGAGTCCATGCTTGCTGATGGCACTTTGCCTACGGATGATAAGACAATCGTTGTATCAGAATGGTTAGCGATGGCTTACCCAATTGGAACAGAAATTGAATTGATTACAAGGAATCTATTGTACGGAAGTAACTTCGAAGTCTATGGAAAATATAAAATGACGGTTTCAGGGGTGGCAAAATTAACCGGCAACGGAAATGTTATCGTTCATGATTCATTCCTAAACCAGTCTTTAACAAACCTATTTAATCCCAATAACATGATACCGATCTTATCGAAATATGACTCTTTTAATCTTACCTATGATAATTATCAGATAGATAGAGACTATATTTTTAGTTATTGGATTGATAATTCGATCGAAGATGACTATGTATTTTTGGGAGAATCAGCATTTTACTCACTTGCCTCATACATTTATCAGGATCAAGAACCTGATTACAGCGCCCTTAAAGACACACTCCTAGAAATTGGTTTAACTAAACGAGCATTTGAAAAAGAACCTCGTGTAGCAACAGTTAAAGTAGCCAATGAACCAACACTTCCACATGAGCGTAGAATGAATTTTGATACGTTCATTAAACTTTTTGGATATAACGACATGTATCAAGTTACATTGGTTTTAGATAATGTAGATAATTTAGCCAGTGTGAGAAGCAAAATCGATGACTCGTTGATCACTTTTCATCCAGCTTCAGCAAAAACACAACCAAATTATAGTGCAGTAGGTTTCACTACGATGACTAATTTTGTCTTTGTGGTATTAGCAATATTCATTTACATCATTTTAAACTTAGTCTTGAAATCAATCATCCAATCGAGAAAGAAAGACTTTGTCATCTTTAGATCGATTGGAGCAAGCCAAATTGACTTAAAACGCATGCTAATGCTTGAACAAGTTCTTTATGTTTCCATTGCGTTTGTCTTAATGTTTATTCCATTAGTGATTATGAATATCAAGATTGAAGAGTTTAAAGTATTAGAATACTTGAAGTTTAGATCGTATCTCCTGATCTATGGTGCATTCTTAGTAATTCTTCTTATGATTGCCCGCAAGTTCTCTATTAGATTATTTGGACGTAGTGTGATTACCACACTTAAGTCAGAGTAG
- a CDS encoding ABC transporter ATP-binding protein/permease, translating to MIKTANLHKYFNKRKKNEIHVMNDISIELPDSGLVVLFGPSGSGKTTLLNVIGGLDRASGKIELDGAVLDRYDMGKWDKIRNEKIGYIFQNYMLLEHLSIYENIRLVLNMVGITDKEEINKRVEYLLESVGMKNFKKRKAGLLSGGQQQRVAIARALAKNPSIIIADEPTGNLDSKNTVEVMNIIKKISKTKLVILVTHERDIAEFYADRVIELYDGKVVNDRTNEATGSLDLKHESDIYLKDLNKVEVQQDEIDYKFYSDQPSEKFKVRLVYKNGTLYIDLGDNNYKNVKILDGNTTVKLIDEHYKAVSKETVNDLGNYDFESIIDETKRNKRQPIITVKHAVKLAFNKILNQTKKRRMLFVGFALAGFLLTIASGLVTRLNTEMINPYQSYPENYVEVQNINTWDKYKKLLDDPYTIHVRSAYYSVPLKFEFLEVYQLGDFQRDMFLSIEYANTVSNKDIVYGRNIESPNEVLMDVVLFEGYYTSVTQVTRSFGINDYKEVLNKTLLVNGKPFEIVGFTNRGFEVLIIQEEAFLRARSDLGPTATIEELQKDFYDTSDMRFSNIIVYSSNPEKSVESLNETESTFNAYYLFPENQKEYEESMRMTTIIFTVFIGVIVGITWISLFFVMRGSLLERVSEISVYRALGVRRIDILKSYVIEILIITSVSFAIGYVFGFYYFTNMNKALINGDIIKFTPITVILSLVVIYGGNQLIGLLPVFGLLRKTPAQIMSSYDA from the coding sequence ATGATAAAAACAGCGAATTTACATAAATATTTTAATAAGCGTAAGAAAAACGAAATTCATGTCATGAACGACATTTCTATTGAACTGCCAGATTCAGGGTTAGTGGTGTTGTTTGGGCCATCAGGCTCAGGTAAAACAACCCTTCTAAATGTCATTGGTGGTCTAGATAGAGCGTCCGGTAAGATTGAACTAGATGGTGCAGTATTAGATCGATATGACATGGGTAAATGGGATAAAATCCGTAATGAGAAGATTGGGTATATCTTCCAAAACTATATGTTGTTGGAACACTTATCAATCTATGAAAACATTAGACTTGTCCTAAATATGGTTGGGATTACCGACAAAGAAGAAATCAACAAACGTGTGGAATACTTACTTGAATCGGTAGGTATGAAAAACTTCAAAAAACGTAAAGCGGGATTACTGTCTGGTGGTCAACAACAAAGGGTTGCCATCGCCAGAGCTTTAGCTAAAAATCCCAGCATCATCATCGCGGATGAACCTACGGGGAACCTTGACTCTAAAAATACTGTAGAAGTCATGAACATCATCAAGAAGATTTCTAAAACTAAGCTGGTTATCTTGGTGACACATGAACGTGATATTGCAGAGTTCTATGCCGATAGAGTCATTGAATTGTACGATGGTAAAGTCGTAAATGACCGCACAAATGAGGCAACTGGCTCACTGGATTTAAAACATGAGTCTGATATTTACTTAAAAGATTTAAACAAAGTAGAAGTCCAACAAGATGAAATTGACTATAAGTTCTATTCGGATCAACCAAGTGAAAAGTTTAAAGTCAGACTTGTCTATAAAAACGGAACTTTATACATCGACTTAGGTGATAACAACTACAAGAATGTAAAGATCTTAGATGGCAATACAACAGTTAAACTGATTGATGAACACTATAAGGCTGTTTCAAAAGAAACCGTTAATGACCTTGGAAACTATGATTTTGAATCGATCATTGATGAGACCAAGCGTAACAAGCGTCAACCTATCATTACCGTCAAGCACGCAGTTAAACTCGCATTCAATAAAATCCTTAATCAAACTAAAAAACGTCGAATGTTGTTTGTTGGATTTGCCTTAGCGGGATTCCTTTTAACGATTGCTTCAGGGCTAGTAACAAGATTAAATACAGAAATGATTAACCCTTATCAGTCATATCCGGAAAACTATGTAGAGGTCCAAAACATTAATACATGGGATAAATATAAAAAGCTTCTTGATGATCCTTATACCATCCACGTTAGATCGGCTTATTATTCTGTTCCACTTAAGTTTGAGTTTTTAGAAGTCTATCAATTAGGAGATTTTCAACGAGACATGTTCCTCTCAATTGAGTATGCAAATACAGTCTCTAATAAAGATATTGTCTATGGTAGAAACATTGAGTCACCCAATGAAGTCCTTATGGATGTCGTTCTTTTTGAAGGGTATTATACTTCAGTTACTCAAGTTACCCGCTCTTTTGGAATTAACGATTATAAAGAGGTGCTCAATAAAACGCTTTTAGTCAATGGTAAACCTTTTGAGATTGTCGGATTTACCAATAGAGGATTTGAAGTACTCATTATACAAGAAGAGGCTTTCTTGAGAGCTAGAAGTGATCTTGGGCCAACAGCTACCATTGAAGAACTTCAAAAAGATTTCTATGATACTAGTGATATGAGATTCTCCAATATCATTGTGTATTCAAGTAATCCTGAAAAATCTGTAGAAAGTTTAAACGAAACAGAAAGCACATTTAATGCTTACTATCTATTCCCTGAAAACCAAAAGGAGTATGAAGAAAGCATGCGTATGACAACGATTATCTTTACAGTGTTTATTGGAGTTATCGTAGGCATTACGTGGATAAGTCTATTTTTCGTAATGAGAGGATCATTGCTTGAAAGAGTCTCTGAAATCTCTGTTTATCGCGCACTTGGTGTTAGACGAATAGACATCCTCAAGAGCTATGTGATTGAAATCTTAATCATCACCTCAGTCTCATTTGCGATTGGATACGTATTTGGTTTCTATTATTTCACAAATATGAACAAAGCATTGATTAATGGTGATATCATCAAGTTTACACCAATTACCGTAATTCTATCACTAGTAGTAATATATGGTGGGAACCAATTAATTGGACTATTGCCAGTATTTGGATTACTAAGAAAGACACCTGCTCAAATTATGAGTAGCTATGATGCATAA